One Amycolatopsis sp. NBC_00355 genomic window carries:
- a CDS encoding NAD kinase: MTTEREVLLMVHPDREATGEAAREVSARFAKAGIRIRVIDQDVCALINPDEHGVGATCTVVDPDDNPAAGVELVFVLGGDGTLLRAAELARPAGVPVLGVNLGRVGFLAEADSDALADTVQRVVDGDYQVEERMTIDVTVTHGGTELGRTWALNEASVEKSTRERVLDALIEVDGRPVSAFGCDGVLCATPTGSTAYAFSAGGPIIWPDVQALLVVPSNAHAMFSRPLVVSRDSVITVGIDPDGSSAVLTCDGTRSQDLPPGARVRVTCGGTPVRLVRLWDGPFTDRLVQKFALPVKSWRERHARPNE; this comes from the coding sequence ATGACCACCGAACGTGAAGTTCTCCTCATGGTGCACCCCGACCGCGAGGCGACGGGTGAGGCCGCGCGCGAGGTTTCGGCCCGCTTCGCGAAGGCCGGGATCCGGATCCGGGTCATCGACCAGGACGTCTGCGCGCTGATCAACCCGGACGAGCACGGTGTCGGCGCGACCTGCACCGTCGTGGACCCGGACGACAACCCGGCGGCCGGCGTCGAGCTGGTGTTCGTGCTGGGTGGCGACGGCACGCTGCTGCGCGCGGCCGAACTGGCGCGCCCGGCCGGGGTGCCGGTGCTCGGTGTGAACCTGGGCCGTGTCGGGTTCCTCGCGGAGGCCGACTCGGACGCGCTGGCCGACACGGTGCAGCGCGTCGTCGACGGCGACTACCAGGTCGAAGAGCGGATGACCATCGACGTCACGGTCACCCACGGCGGCACCGAGCTGGGCCGGACCTGGGCGCTGAACGAGGCCAGCGTCGAGAAGAGCACGCGCGAGCGGGTGCTCGACGCGCTGATCGAGGTCGACGGGCGGCCGGTTTCGGCGTTCGGCTGCGACGGTGTGCTGTGCGCCACACCGACCGGTTCGACGGCGTACGCGTTTTCGGCGGGCGGCCCGATCATCTGGCCGGACGTGCAGGCGCTGCTGGTCGTGCCGAGCAACGCGCACGCGATGTTCTCCCGGCCGCTGGTCGTCTCGCGTGACTCGGTGATCACCGTCGGGATCGACCCGGACGGCTCGTCCGCGGTCCTGACCTGCGACGGCACCCGCAGCCAGGACCTGCCGCCGGGCGCCCGGGTGCGGGTCACCTGCGGCGGCACGCCGGTGCGGCTGGTCCGGTTGTGGGACGGCCCGTTCACCGATCGCCTGGTGCAGAAGTTCGCGTTGCCGGTGAAGAGCTGGCGCGAGCGGCACGCCCGCCCGAACGAATAG
- a CDS encoding MarR family winged helix-turn-helix transcriptional regulator produces the protein MSLSREHDAAWRGFLRSSALLLRVLDADLRAAHGMSHRTYDALVQLSEAPDQRLHMKDLADALVHSASGLTRLVDGLERDGYARREVDAGNRRATLVILTPAGLAALEEAWPTHVRGVERHFAGHLSREEAWTLAAVFGRIAGDLES, from the coding sequence GTGAGCCTGTCCCGAGAACACGACGCGGCGTGGCGCGGCTTCCTGCGCTCGTCGGCCCTGCTGCTGCGGGTACTGGACGCGGACCTGCGCGCCGCGCACGGGATGTCGCACCGCACGTACGACGCGCTGGTCCAGCTCTCGGAAGCCCCCGATCAGCGGCTCCACATGAAAGACCTGGCCGACGCCCTGGTGCACAGCGCGAGCGGGCTGACCCGCCTGGTCGACGGCCTCGAGCGCGACGGCTACGCCCGGCGCGAGGTGGATGCGGGCAACCGCCGGGCCACCCTGGTGATCCTGACCCCGGCCGGCCTGGCGGCACTGGAGGAGGCGTGGCCGACGCACGTCCGGGGCGTGGAGCGCCATTTCGCCGGCCACCTGAGCCGGGAGGAGGCGTGGACGCTGGCCGCGGTGTTCGGCCGGATCGCCGGCGACCTGGAGAGCTGA
- a CDS encoding zinc-binding alcohol dehydrogenase family protein — MRAVVLREPGPVENLELTDLPLPEAKPGWVRIAVRAFGLNRSELHTRLGLADGVTFPRVPGIEAVGVVDAAPDGDFEPGQQVATMMGGMGRTFDGGYAEYTLVPREQVIPFRSDLPWEVLGQVPETLQTAYGSLTTGLDLKAGQTLLIRGGTSALGFATATLARDLGATVFATTRRRDRLETLAAHGVEHPLLDDGDVAAQVRKIVPDGVDAALELVGTPTLPDTLAATRVHGTVCFTGMLSNEWTIKNFYPIGYLPAGVRLTAYGGEADDLPAPVLQRYLDRIADGGVSLGPARVYPMEAIRQAHDDLEHNRTAGKLVVLTGRVEGAAP, encoded by the coding sequence ATGCGCGCAGTCGTACTCCGGGAACCCGGGCCGGTCGAGAACCTCGAACTGACGGACCTGCCGCTGCCCGAGGCGAAACCGGGCTGGGTGCGGATCGCCGTCCGGGCGTTCGGCCTCAACCGCTCCGAGCTGCACACCCGCCTCGGCCTCGCCGACGGCGTCACGTTCCCGCGGGTGCCCGGCATCGAGGCCGTCGGGGTCGTCGACGCCGCGCCGGACGGCGACTTCGAGCCCGGGCAGCAGGTCGCCACGATGATGGGCGGGATGGGCCGCACCTTCGACGGCGGTTATGCCGAGTACACGCTCGTCCCGCGCGAGCAGGTCATCCCGTTCCGCTCGGACCTGCCGTGGGAGGTGCTCGGCCAGGTCCCGGAGACGCTGCAGACCGCGTACGGCTCCCTCACCACCGGCCTCGACCTCAAAGCGGGCCAGACGCTGCTGATCCGCGGCGGGACGTCCGCCCTCGGCTTCGCCACCGCGACCCTCGCCCGCGACCTCGGGGCCACCGTCTTCGCCACGACCCGGCGGCGGGACCGCCTGGAAACCCTGGCCGCGCACGGGGTCGAGCATCCGCTCCTGGACGACGGCGATGTCGCCGCGCAGGTCCGGAAGATCGTGCCGGACGGTGTCGACGCGGCCCTCGAACTGGTCGGGACGCCGACCCTGCCGGACACTCTCGCGGCCACCCGCGTGCACGGCACGGTGTGCTTTACGGGCATGCTCTCGAACGAGTGGACAATCAAGAATTTCTATCCGATCGGATACCTTCCCGCCGGGGTGCGCCTGACCGCTTATGGTGGTGAGGCGGACGACCTGCCCGCACCCGTTCTCCAGCGGTACCTCGACCGGATCGCCGACGGCGGCGTCAGCCTCGGCCCCGCCCGGGTCTACCCGATGGAGGCGATCCGGCAGGCGCACGACGACCTGGAGCACAACCGGACGGCGGGCAAGCTCGTCGTGCTGACCGGCCGAGTGGAGGGAGCCGCCCCTTGA
- a CDS encoding VOC family protein, whose protein sequence is MPTLPDVPAPRLAALERLPRPAVRTGFNHAALSVTDLDRAVAWYEQVFGLKLLLGPFSISSDAPGGGPASDIYGEGWQSARIAHMVMPGGTGIELFEFTGPVAERRAENFDYWRTGIFHICFTCLNVEETAKRITLFGGRQRSKIHQVGPESWFCFCEDPFGNVIELVDQTFEELFTPPPGVEDPDAC, encoded by the coding sequence GTGCCCACCCTGCCGGACGTCCCGGCACCGCGGCTCGCCGCCCTCGAGCGGCTGCCGCGCCCCGCCGTGCGGACCGGCTTCAACCACGCCGCGCTGTCCGTGACGGACCTCGACCGCGCGGTTGCGTGGTACGAGCAGGTCTTCGGGCTCAAGCTGCTGCTCGGACCGTTCTCCATCAGCAGCGACGCCCCCGGCGGCGGCCCGGCGTCGGACATCTACGGCGAGGGCTGGCAGAGCGCCCGCATCGCCCACATGGTCATGCCGGGCGGCACCGGGATCGAGCTGTTCGAGTTCACCGGCCCGGTGGCCGAGCGCCGCGCCGAGAACTTCGACTACTGGCGCACCGGCATCTTCCACATCTGCTTCACGTGCCTCAACGTGGAAGAGACGGCCAAGCGCATCACGCTCTTCGGCGGCCGCCAGCGCAGCAAGATCCACCAGGTCGGGCCGGAGTCGTGGTTCTGCTTCTGCGAAGACCCCTTCGGCAACGTGATCGAGCTCGTCGACCAGACCTTCGAAGAGCTGTTCACCCCGCCGCCGGGCGTCGAGGACCCGGACGCCTGCTGA
- the recN gene encoding DNA repair protein RecN — MLAEMRIQGLGVIEDALLELHAGFTVVTGETGAGKTMVVTGLHLLSGGRAEVSKVRTGMLKAFVEGRFTYSGVEGAERIVTDSGADVDEDGSVIALRAIAVDGRSRAHLGGRSVPVGVLAELSEQLIAVHGQNDQLRLLRPAEQRAVIDRFAGDAVTKPLRAYQEIRSEWLAVIAELTERSTRSREMAQQADLLKHGLTEIDAVVPEPGEDVELTAQIKRLAAADELRAAATEAHVAVSGSAEGDPDAPGAMGLVSEALRRLSTSEDAVLRELAPRLEEATVLLADVGAELGGYVETLDADPALLEKVLARQGDLKRLTRKYAADVDGVLAWADDARRRLETMDTSEEALAELALRRDQLAVQLATHAVDVSAAREKAAAELAAEITRELSGLAMGQAAIEVTVEQRPAEHGDTHALAIDGHAVHAGADGIDDVELLLRAHDGAPPLPVHKAASGGELSRVMLAIEVVLAHADTVQTLVFDEVDAGVGGRAAIEIGRRLARLARTHQVLVVTHLPQVAAFADQHLVVDKGHKGGVTRSGVKNLAPAERVSELARMLAGMDNETGRAHAEELLATAEKDKTEFEPKRKRAKKK, encoded by the coding sequence GTGCTGGCCGAGATGCGCATCCAGGGCCTCGGAGTCATCGAGGACGCCCTGCTGGAACTGCACGCGGGCTTCACCGTCGTCACCGGTGAGACGGGTGCCGGGAAGACCATGGTCGTCACCGGGCTGCACCTGCTCTCCGGAGGCCGGGCCGAGGTCTCGAAGGTGCGAACGGGGATGCTCAAGGCGTTCGTGGAAGGACGGTTCACCTATTCGGGCGTCGAAGGCGCCGAGCGGATCGTCACCGACTCCGGTGCCGACGTGGACGAGGACGGCAGTGTCATCGCGCTGCGCGCCATCGCCGTCGACGGCCGGTCCCGGGCTCACCTGGGTGGCCGGTCGGTGCCGGTCGGCGTGCTCGCGGAGCTGTCCGAACAGCTGATCGCGGTGCACGGGCAGAACGATCAGCTGCGGTTGCTGCGCCCGGCCGAGCAGCGGGCGGTGATCGACCGGTTCGCCGGTGACGCCGTCACCAAGCCGCTGCGGGCCTACCAGGAGATCCGGTCGGAGTGGCTGGCGGTGATCGCCGAGCTGACCGAGCGGTCCACCCGCTCCCGCGAGATGGCCCAGCAGGCGGACCTGCTCAAGCATGGGCTGACCGAGATCGACGCGGTCGTCCCGGAGCCGGGCGAGGACGTCGAGCTCACCGCGCAGATCAAGCGGCTCGCCGCGGCCGACGAGCTGCGGGCGGCCGCGACCGAGGCGCACGTCGCCGTGTCCGGTTCGGCGGAAGGCGATCCGGACGCGCCGGGCGCCATGGGCCTGGTTTCCGAAGCGCTGCGGCGGTTGTCGACGTCGGAAGACGCCGTGCTGCGCGAGCTGGCACCGCGGCTGGAAGAGGCGACGGTGCTGCTGGCCGACGTCGGGGCCGAGCTCGGCGGGTACGTCGAGACGCTCGACGCCGACCCGGCGCTGCTGGAGAAGGTGCTGGCCCGCCAGGGCGACCTCAAGCGGCTGACCCGCAAGTACGCGGCGGACGTCGACGGGGTGCTCGCCTGGGCCGACGACGCCCGGCGCCGCCTGGAGACCATGGACACCTCGGAAGAGGCGCTGGCCGAGCTGGCGCTGCGCCGCGATCAGCTCGCGGTGCAGCTGGCCACGCACGCCGTCGACGTCTCGGCGGCGCGCGAGAAGGCGGCGGCCGAGCTGGCGGCGGAGATCACCCGGGAGCTGTCCGGCCTGGCGATGGGCCAGGCCGCGATCGAGGTGACGGTCGAGCAGCGTCCGGCCGAGCACGGCGACACGCACGCGCTGGCCATCGACGGCCATGCGGTGCACGCCGGTGCGGACGGGATCGACGACGTCGAGCTGCTGCTGCGGGCCCACGACGGCGCGCCGCCGCTGCCGGTGCACAAGGCCGCGTCGGGTGGTGAGCTGTCGCGGGTGATGCTGGCGATCGAGGTCGTCCTCGCGCACGCCGACACGGTGCAGACGCTGGTGTTCGACGAGGTCGACGCCGGGGTCGGCGGCCGCGCGGCGATCGAGATCGGCCGCCGGCTGGCGCGGCTCGCGCGGACCCACCAGGTCCTGGTGGTCACGCACCTGCCGCAGGTGGCCGCGTTCGCCGATCAGCACCTGGTGGTGGACAAGGGCCACAAGGGCGGGGTGACGCGCAGCGGCGTGAAGAACCTCGCGCCGGCCGAGCGGGTCAGCGAGCTGGCCCGGATGCTCGCCGGCATGGACAACGAAACCGGCCGCGCGCACGCGGAGGAACTCCTGGCGACGGCCGAGAAGGACAAGACCGAGTTCGAGCCGAAACGCAAGCGGGCCAAGAAGAAGTAG
- a CDS encoding DUF1266 domain-containing protein — MILPPPADVEAQLAAARREGDLDAYLGLLAGEELFVPIRRADAESILEDRAETFPNVYHETGGDEFLQVFTRGALPDLGSDVVFMSGALDWAVDGVGRHERVVFNRGTRGEWRLPGATLQPWLDAHLDDVTPLEEQVERLITAPYGHLEGPIAHALACGAHLAVLNAAPWNLLDGRYHDYVAEVRGLRDWWGVADPPAWRATMADLVGDGYALTPGNLVLMLRLRFAAEYGLRDGEFDPLTWAEVVGRWCAENDAEDQADELRDTVRRVSRYEQRFRADGLLDAEGFVTTALSWDVGRAVNIARWGLAAGYCDALSAELMVLEAGSLARRYHQSWADLSAGYLMGRVLHSRDDEFGEWYPAAVRVHHQLLQDPGSPWVNLDFGSLSEESDA; from the coding sequence TTGATCCTGCCGCCACCCGCCGACGTCGAAGCGCAGCTGGCCGCCGCCCGCCGGGAGGGCGATCTCGACGCCTATCTCGGCCTGCTCGCCGGGGAGGAGCTGTTCGTCCCGATCCGGCGGGCCGACGCCGAGAGCATCCTCGAGGACCGCGCGGAGACGTTCCCCAACGTCTACCACGAAACCGGCGGTGACGAGTTCCTGCAGGTCTTCACCCGCGGCGCGCTGCCCGACCTCGGGTCGGACGTCGTCTTCATGAGCGGGGCACTGGACTGGGCGGTCGACGGCGTCGGCCGGCACGAACGGGTCGTGTTCAACCGCGGCACCCGGGGCGAGTGGCGGCTGCCCGGCGCGACGCTGCAGCCGTGGCTCGACGCGCACCTCGACGACGTCACGCCGCTGGAAGAGCAGGTCGAACGGCTGATCACCGCGCCGTACGGGCACCTCGAAGGGCCGATCGCGCACGCCCTGGCCTGCGGCGCGCACCTGGCCGTGCTGAACGCCGCGCCGTGGAACCTGCTCGACGGGCGCTACCACGACTACGTGGCCGAGGTCCGCGGCCTGCGCGACTGGTGGGGCGTGGCCGACCCGCCGGCCTGGCGCGCCACGATGGCCGACCTCGTCGGCGACGGCTACGCGCTCACGCCCGGCAACCTGGTGCTGATGCTGCGCCTGCGGTTCGCCGCCGAGTACGGGCTGCGCGACGGCGAGTTCGATCCGCTGACCTGGGCGGAGGTGGTGGGCCGGTGGTGCGCGGAGAACGACGCCGAGGACCAGGCCGACGAGCTGCGCGACACCGTGCGCCGGGTCTCGCGCTACGAGCAGCGCTTCCGCGCCGACGGCCTGCTCGACGCCGAGGGTTTCGTCACGACGGCGTTGTCCTGGGACGTCGGCCGCGCGGTCAACATCGCGCGCTGGGGCCTGGCGGCCGGATACTGTGACGCGCTGAGCGCCGAGCTGATGGTCCTGGAGGCCGGTTCGCTCGCGCGTCGCTACCACCAGTCATGGGCCGACCTGTCGGCGGGCTACCTCATGGGCCGGGTGCTGCACAGCCGGGACGACGAGTTCGGCGAGTGGTACCCCGCCGCCGTGCGGGTCCACCACCAGCTCCTTCAGGACCCGGGCAGCCCCTGGGTGAACCTCGATTTCGGATCTCTTTCGGAGGAGTCCGACGCCTGA
- a CDS encoding TlyA family RNA methyltransferase, protein MPKRARLDAELVRRGLARSREQASALITGGKVTVRGMVASKPATGVENDAPIVVKDEDDPGWASRGAHKLLGALEAFTPLGLGVEGKRCLDAGASTGGFTDVLLRAGAATVIAADVGRGLLDWRIRTDERVVVLDRTNVRNLTPEDLGGPVDLVVGDLSFISLKLVLPALVDCVREGADLVPMVKPQFEVGKDRLGSGGVVRDPQLRAESVLGVLDEAAKLGLSLRGVTASPLPGPSGNVEYFVWLRKEHVAESTVDAVDRSEAERLVRTAVEEGPA, encoded by the coding sequence GTGCCCAAACGGGCCCGCCTCGACGCGGAACTGGTCCGGCGCGGCCTCGCCCGCTCCCGTGAGCAGGCCTCCGCCCTGATCACCGGCGGCAAGGTCACCGTGCGCGGGATGGTCGCGTCCAAGCCCGCCACCGGTGTGGAGAACGACGCGCCCATCGTCGTCAAGGACGAAGACGACCCCGGCTGGGCCTCGCGCGGCGCGCACAAGCTGCTCGGCGCGCTCGAGGCGTTCACCCCGCTCGGGCTCGGCGTCGAAGGCAAGCGCTGCCTGGACGCCGGCGCGTCCACCGGCGGCTTCACCGACGTGCTGCTGCGCGCCGGCGCCGCGACCGTGATCGCCGCCGACGTCGGCCGCGGCTTGCTCGACTGGCGGATCCGCACCGACGAGCGGGTCGTGGTGCTGGACCGCACCAACGTCCGCAACCTCACGCCCGAAGACCTCGGCGGCCCGGTCGACCTGGTGGTCGGCGATCTCTCGTTCATCTCGCTCAAGCTCGTGCTGCCCGCGCTCGTCGACTGCGTGCGTGAAGGCGCCGATCTGGTGCCGATGGTGAAGCCCCAGTTCGAAGTGGGCAAGGACCGGCTGGGTAGCGGAGGTGTCGTCCGCGACCCGCAGCTGCGTGCCGAGTCGGTGCTCGGGGTGCTCGACGAAGCCGCGAAACTGGGCCTCTCGCTGCGCGGGGTGACCGCCAGCCCGCTGCCCGGACCGTCCGGGAACGTCGAGTACTTCGTGTGGCTCAGGAAAGAACACGTGGCCGAGTCCACAGTGGACGCGGTAGACAGGTCTGAGGCCGAGCGGCTCGTCCGAACCGCCGTCGAGGAAGGGCCCGCATGA
- the steA gene encoding putative cytokinetic ring protein SteA: MKLTGLLTRNSEPLPGITGVARVDRRTRELLRRISPGDIVVLDQLDLDRQTADALVDAEVAGVVNASPSISGRFPNLGPEILIAAGVPLVDSVGGELLRSIKDGTKLRLLDGVVYVGERQVASGIEQTADSVADQMIEAKAGMSTQLEAFSANTIEFLRRERTLILDGVGVPELKVQLRDRHVLVVAGGNGHAEDLKKLKKYIAEHRPVLIGVDAGADTLRAQGHLPDVMVGDPTGIGTATLRSGGEVVVPAQPDGHAPGVERIQDLGIGAVTFPASGNAEDLALLLADAHGASLVVTVGFQATLREFLDHGRSGSNPSTFLTRLKLGTKLVDGKAVATLHHSRVSIGAVVLLVLAAVVVVAAALLVSDVGSVYLDWLRHTWNSLAAWVKGLFT, encoded by the coding sequence ATGAAGCTCACCGGTCTGCTCACGCGGAACTCCGAACCCCTGCCGGGCATCACCGGGGTCGCCAGGGTCGACCGCCGCACCCGGGAGCTGCTGCGCCGGATCAGTCCGGGCGACATCGTCGTGCTCGACCAGCTGGACCTCGACCGCCAGACGGCCGACGCGCTCGTCGACGCCGAGGTCGCCGGCGTGGTCAACGCGTCACCGTCGATCTCCGGCCGGTTCCCCAACCTCGGCCCCGAGATCCTCATCGCCGCCGGCGTCCCGCTGGTCGACTCGGTCGGCGGGGAGCTGCTGCGTTCGATCAAGGACGGCACGAAACTGCGGCTGCTCGACGGCGTCGTGTACGTCGGCGAGCGCCAGGTCGCCTCCGGCATCGAGCAGACCGCCGACAGCGTCGCGGACCAGATGATCGAGGCCAAGGCCGGGATGTCGACGCAGCTGGAGGCGTTCTCGGCCAACACCATCGAGTTCCTCCGCCGCGAGCGCACCCTGATCCTCGACGGCGTCGGCGTGCCGGAGCTGAAAGTGCAGCTGCGGGACCGGCACGTGCTGGTCGTCGCGGGCGGCAACGGGCACGCCGAAGACCTCAAGAAGCTGAAGAAGTACATCGCCGAGCACCGGCCGGTGCTGATCGGCGTCGACGCCGGGGCCGACACCCTGCGCGCGCAGGGCCACCTGCCGGACGTCATGGTCGGCGACCCCACCGGGATCGGCACCGCCACACTGCGCAGCGGCGGCGAGGTCGTGGTGCCCGCCCAGCCCGACGGGCACGCCCCCGGTGTCGAGCGGATCCAGGACCTCGGCATCGGCGCGGTGACGTTCCCCGCGTCCGGCAACGCCGAGGACCTCGCGCTGCTGCTGGCCGACGCGCACGGCGCGAGCCTCGTGGTCACGGTCGGCTTCCAGGCCACCCTGCGCGAGTTCCTCGACCACGGCCGCTCCGGCTCGAACCCGTCGACGTTCCTCACCCGCCTCAAGCTCGGCACGAAGCTCGTCGACGGGAAAGCGGTGGCGACGCTGCACCACAGCCGGGTGTCGATCGGCGCGGTCGTCCTGCTCGTGCTCGCCGCGGTCGTGGTCGTCGCCGCGGCCCTGCTGGTGTCCGACGTGGGCTCGGTCTACCTGGACTGGCTCCGGCACACCTGGAACTCGCTCGCCG